TAATTTATTCTTCGTAGGCATATCTATCCTCCTCTCTATCTTAATAAGTTGTATACAACTCTACCGGATATATTTTTGTAGTATTTCTCCATCTATTGTAAGGACTCAACGACCAAATGGCATGATATCTATTTGTCGTATGTTGATCAACTAACGCACCAGAATATCCGGAGTTAGGATCTGTCCCATTCGCAACATATATCGATACATGATCAATTTCAGCATCTCCATTCCAATCATAAAAGATTGCATCCCCTAT
This sequence is a window from Caldanaerovirga acetigignens. Protein-coding genes within it:
- a CDS encoding amidase domain-containing protein, whose protein sequence is DVTSPYAWYYDNKGTSSTSDDKYSHTWSVAKKLYTFIVLDSNPRRGKNATTSPYPGTTSDPYPDNTTIGDAIFYDWNGDAEIDHVSIYVANGTDPNSGYSGALVDQHTTNRYHAIWSLSPYNRWRNTTKIYPVELYTTY